The following proteins come from a genomic window of Montipora foliosa isolate CH-2021 chromosome 2, ASM3666993v2, whole genome shotgun sequence:
- the LOC137986803 gene encoding ATP-dependent DNA helicase PIF1-like, whose product MRQKDDQPFAELLNRFRTASQTEEDIKCIQSRSIDASDVNYPSNALHIWAENNPVNRHNEMKLHQIPAQLFHLKATDQYPPNVSQQDMNRILARPRSETGGLDANIYIKECARVMLTNNIDIADRLINGQLGTVVKIEVNHNNKKPTVIYIKFDDIKAGNNLIQKSTSSFVRQNRVVPIEPVLAKIKIHPNKPSSPEIQRVQFPLTLAYAVSIHKVQGLSLNSLVISFELVKQRSFNYGQET is encoded by the exons ATGAGGCAGAAGGATGACCAACCATTTGCTGAACTTCTGAATAGGTTCCGCACAGCAAGTCAAACTGAGGAAGATATCAAGTGCATCCAATCTAGATCTATAGATGCATCAGATGTTAATTACCCATCAAATGCTCTTCACATCTGGGCTGAAAATAATCCAGTCAATCGacacaatgaaatgaaattgcaTCAAATACCTGCACAGTTGTTTCACCTTAAAGCCACAGATCAGTACCCACCTAATGTATCACAACAAGATATGAACAGAATTTTAGCTAGACCCAGGTCTGAAACTGGTGGACTTGATGCTAACATCTATATAAAGGAATGTGCTAGAGTTATGTTAACCAATAACATTGATATTGCAGATAGACTAATAAATGGTCAACTAGGAACTGTTGTTAAAATTGAAGTAAATCACAATAACAAAAAACCCACCGTTATTTATATAAAATTTGATGATATCAAAGCTGGCAACAATTTAATTCAAAAGAGTACTAGTAGTTTTGTGCGACAAAACAGAGTTGTACCAATAGAACCTGTCCTAGCAAAAATCAAAATACATCCAAATAAACCTTCTTCTCCTGAAATTCAAAGAGTGCAATTCCCTTTAACATTGGCTTACGCTGTCAGCATTCACAAAGTACAAGGATTGTCACTTAACAGTCTCGTCATTAGTTTTGAGTTGGTCAAACAAAGATCATTCAATTATGGTCAA GAAACATAG
- the LOC137991273 gene encoding 52 kDa repressor of the inhibitor of the protein kinase-like, with translation MAKNSIKDYFSICPIVQDQTREPNEEPEDLSDSRKTADEASTVTNLPRETLASSTHAYGPQYPDVFCENRSVSTLTEAEKISLLIGKWDSEDLCKYKFPLRNISGYNRRLNPKVMKQASWLRYSPSADSVYCGYCYLFGVQAFRTSDWSNISKFVDRHVGENASHHTAVARGQAFIDVHRGAPDIRQQLQNQRVQAIEENRAILKSITEVVVTMARQNISLRGHVPEESNFNSLMALVAQHNSTLRHHLENARGNAKYTSPEIQNELLRSFCSADWKQWEHIIREEFLSFVDADKGTNAEALTTKFLEALNNLSLPLDQMRAQGYDGASGMSGHINGVQARIQRQNPKAAYIHCRAHVLNLCIVHSSKLPLIRNIMDTMQEVSLAFKFSAKRFLVFQEQLRQNADVREEMGRQSKLKVLCETRWASRADCLNVFVTSFQSTELDLVQASKEAKVCSTVFQAERNDDAVWDALVDKAADIAAFYNIDPSIPRRAGRQQHRENVEADTPSAYWRRAVYFPFLDHLVSELNELLVKPLPGFQAQYLIPGKLQDLSEKCVEDIYNYYGDDMHMTLDEFKREVTRWRHRWPITEDDPPQTLVETLDFADPELYPGIYVAVKTLLTYPVSTCVAERSFSSKKRLKTPLRNTMSEDRLSSLSVLHIHKHKELDVNEVISEFARRKNRRLALCL, from the exons ATGGCAAAAAACTCAATTAAGGATTATTTCTCAATCTGTCCCATTGTTCAAGACCAAACGAGAGAGCCGAATGAAGAACCCGAGGACCTAT CTGATAGCCGAAAAACAGCTGACGAAGCTAGCACGGTTACTAACTTACCAAGAGAAACTCTTGCTTCGTCAACACACGCTTATGGCCCCCAATACCCTGATGTATTCTGTGAAAATAGATCGGTATCTACGCTCACTGAAGCTGAGAAAATCTCTCTTTTGATTGGCAAGTGGGACAGTGAAGACCTTTGCAAGTACAAATTCCCATTAAG AAATATATCAGGATATAATCGCAGACTTAACCCAAAGGTTATGAAGCAGGCCTCATGGCTACGATACAGCCCATCCGCTGATTCCGTTTATTGTGGTTACTGCTATTTGTTCGGTGTACAGGCCTTCCGTACTTCCGATTGGTCCAATATATCAAAGTTTGTTGATCGGCATGTTGGTGAAAATGCATCGCATCATACAGCTGTTGCAAGAGGTCAGGCCTTCATAGATGTCCACCGTGGCGCTCCTGACATTCGCCAGCAACTTCAGAACCAAAGAGTCCAAGCAATTGAGGAAAACCGTGCAATTTTAAAAAGCATAACTGAAGTTGTGGTAACAATGGCAAGACAGAACATATCTTTGAGGGGGCATGTCCCGGAAGAAAGCAACTTTAATTCCTTGATGGCGTTGGTTGCACAGCACAATTCCACCTTGCGTCATCATCTGGAAAATGCAAGGGGCAATGCGAAGTACACAAGTCCAGAGATTCAGAATGAACTTTTAAGATCTTTCTGCTCAGCAGATT GGAAACAATGGGAGCACATCATACGTGAGGAGTTTCTGTCGTTTGTTGACGCTGACAAAGGAACGAATGCAGAGGCGCTGACAACAAAGTTCTTGGAGGCCCTAAACAATCTTAGTCTTCCTCTTGATCAAATGAGAGCCCAAGGATACGACGGTGCCAGCGGCATGAGCGGGCATATTAATGGCGTACAAGCGCGAATTCAACGACAGAATCCAAAGGCTGCATATATTCATTGCCGAGCCCACGTGCTAAACCTATGCATTGTTCACTCCTCGAAACTACCACTCATCAGAAATATTATGGATACCATGCAAGAGGTGTCGCTGGCGTTCAAGTTTTCTGCGAAGCGGTTTCTGGTTTTCCAGGAACAGCTTAGGCAAAACGCAGATGTAAGGGAAGAGATGGGGAGGCAGTCCAAACTAAAAGTTCTCTGCGAGACAAGATGGGCATCTAGAGCGGATTGCTTGAATGTCTTCGTCACCTCATTTCAG AGCACCGAATTGGATTTGGTTCAAGCGTCCAAGGAAGCCAAAGTATGTTCAACAGTCTTTCAGGCGGAGAGGAATGACGATGCTGTCTGGGATGCGCTGGTTGACAAAGCAGCGGACATTGCAGCTTTTTACAACATAGATCCAAGCATCCCTCGAAGAGCGGGAAGACAGCAACACCGGGAAAACGTTGAGGCAGATACTCCTTCTGCCTATTGGAGGAGGGCAGTTTACTTTCCATTTCTAGATCATCTTGTATCGGAGCTCAACGAGCTGTTGGTAAAACCCTTACCGGGCTTTCAGGCACAATATCTTATACCAG gtAAGCTTCAAGACCTTTCAGAAAAGTGTGTGGAAGACATCTATAACTACTATGGCGATGACATGCATATGACCCTTGATGAATTCAAGCGAGAGGTGACAAGGTGGCGTCACAGATGGCCAATAACTGAAGATGACCCTCCTCAGACTTTGGTAGAGACGCTGGACTTTGCCGACCCAGAATTATACCCTGGAATTTATGTAGCGGTCAAGACACTTCTGACGTATCCTGTGTCAACGTGCGTGGCAGAGAGAAGCTTTAGCAGCAAAAAGAGGCTCAAGACGCCACTTCGAAACACCATGTCGGAAGACAGGTTGTCCTCGTTGTCCGTGTTGCACATCCATAAGCATAAGGAACTAGATGTTAACGAGGTTATTTCTGAGTTTGCAAGGAGAAAAAACAGAAGATTAGCGCTATGCCTGTGA
- the LOC137986787 gene encoding uncharacterized protein, which translates to MAEENAKENLERLKAIRAAHRGVITKKVQQAIEVLGDGGDALTDEDFQQLDVVKRLLDGKLKKLEEIDQNVLSLCTLETIEHEIEESDKVSAKVVECQKKIQDAVQKHNERMNSLNTTVSSSPQQMFNQGMYSHNPFGASPPSANQVKAKLPKLTLPKFREDLTNWMSFWDSFESAVHKNPSISKVDKFNYLNSLLEGAARRAVQGLTLTEANYDSAVEILRERYGRPQQIISAHMDELIKLQPSHNDRPASLRYIYDRISVHVRGLASLGISTEQYGSLLIPLVMSKLPNEIRLEVARNSTDEIWKIEDLLQTIKKEVEARETSEHVKTSEGSRKPPLGKPPIPSANSLVANKFGGNPVKCVYCKEYHYSASCERVKDPYKRKEILVKERRCLNCLRPGHVVSVCKNTKVCRHCGELHHQSICPSLSSSRSDERPITSPPEQEVSNTTTTNTIRNKGTVLLQTAKAIAFNEDNSKSTYVRILFDNGSQRSYVTSSLKSRLNLKPIKTETLHLNTFGGSTFRKQSCEVVKLRLRKNEGEEVEVTALNYPIICSPLPSKVEVNYPHLEDLQLADSLNDKCGAIDVLIGSDYYWEIVSGETVRGDCGPTAVSSKFGWLLSGPLRDSVTSDTVTSNLIISGDCPFASRENDELIRNLERFWETESIGIRETKEDISPPKEEFVSVKHNGERYEIELPWKNDCLPIPDNYNLCYNRLKSMHYKLNKTPEVLKEYDDIIQEQLRSRIIEKLPNPEVETRNKEGVHYLPHHAVIRQNRETTKLRIVYDGSAKSAGQERSLNDWLPVGPNYIPQLVDVLARFRWNRIAISADIEKAFLMISVHESHRDMLRFLWLKDPFLLNSEVLHLRFCRLVFRLRPSPSILGATLTHHLDSYKEHYPEIVKVIKNSLYVDDLLAGVSDVQEGFEVYQQSKELMAKGSFNLRKWNSNSSVLLQRINNEEGAVVQSNKEEANQPIEEEDESFTKSTIGPNQVSDKLVKTLGVCWDTESDEMSFDFKELIEYANTLKVTKRSLLKLSAKVFDPLGLLSPFTITMKCEFQSLCLEKLDWDVELQGSHQRLWKNFVSSLMKLNNVRVPRCYFNSSLSPTNIQVHAFSDASKRAYAAAVYLRSEYENGHVEVQLLCSKTRVAPIKQQTIPRLELLGATISARLVCNLLKSLPCEIEPTFWVDSTTVIFWIKQEKPWKQYVQNRVQEIRQIVPEATWNYCPGAKNPADLPSRGLSGEELVNNSVWWNGPEFLRNPDSEWPKSTQVKADNEEAMTELVRGPLNITHALVNTQERSTLVNFPAIIDPKNYSSLTRLLRISAYVLRFINKLKSNLSRSASKPVKELSASEINEAETYWIKSVQASNFGAELNFLTKNSQLSPLPRIKQFGLYKDDKGVLRCKGRLNNADIPTTSKNPILLPSKNDFVSLLIKDVHVKVKHNGVRDTLTTLRENFWVLRGREATKRIVKECVICRKFEGVPFKPQSSPDLPDMRVADAPPFTYTGVDFAGPLYVTSLRDPQSNESVSEKVYICLFTCASTRAVHLELTRDLGVNSFLQAFRRFSSRRGLPSTLISDNAKTFKASSKEIEKLVKSPEVQRYLSNSRVTWKFIIEKAPWWGGFWERLIQSVKRSIKKTVGRTSLGYDELNTLVVEVESLINSRPLTYIYDDEESISHPLTPSHLISGHRISAMPNDEYFEIMSTHNTLTRRQRHHKQLLQQFSKQRKREYLLSLRENSTARSVGGNCTAITVGDIVILKNDSTSRAFWKLGKVKQLIPGKDGKVRAAIVKVSSGNGKNQLLKRVIQHLIPIEVRSESNIPMPRPQSTPLQEPQPAGHINSVGQRPRRNAAIQGELLRRELLNI; encoded by the coding sequence ATGGCCGAAGAAAATGCGAAAGAAAATTTAGAACGACTGAAAGCGATCCGAGCCGCTCATCGAGGTGTAATAACAAAGAAAGTCCAGCAAGCAATTGAAGTACTGGGTGATGGAGGAGATGCGTTAACAGACGAGGACTTTCAACAACTGGACGTGGTAAAGCGCCTACTCGATGGAAAATTGAAGAAACTAGAGGAGATAGACCAGAATGTACTGTCGCTTTGCACACTCGAAACCATTGAACATGAAATTGAAGAGTCCGACAAGGTTTCAGCGAAAGTGGTGGAATGTCAGAAGAAAATACAAGATGCGGTACAGAAACACAACGAAAGGATGAACAGTTTGAATACAACAGTTTCAAGTTCAccgcaacaaatgtttaatCAGGGAATGTATTCTCACAATCCCTTCGGCGCTAGCCCGCCATCAGCAAATCAAGTAAAAGCCAAACTTCCGAAGCTCACTTTACCAAAATTTCGGGAGGATTTGACCAACTGGATGAGTTTCTGGGACTCTTTCGAGTCTGCTGTGCACaaaaacccgagtatctcaaaGGTCGACAAGTTTAATTACTTGAATTCGTTGTTAGAAGGCGCAGCACGTCGCGCTGTACAAGGTCTAACTCTCACCGAAGCAAACTACGATTCAGCTGTCGAGATTCTTCGAGAAAGATATGGAAGGCCACAACAAATTATCTCAGCACATATGGACGAGCTCATCAAACTGCAGCCAAGCCATAACGATAGACCAGCGTCGCTAAGATATATTTACGATCGGATTAGTGTTCACGTGCGTGGTTTGGCTTCGTTAGGAATATCAACAGAGCAATATGGAAGTTTGTTGATCCCATTAGTCATGTCCAAGCTGCCCAACGAAATTCGACTAGAAGTAGCTCGCAACTCAACCGATGAGATTTGGAAAATCGAAGACTTGCTTCAAACGATTAAGAAAGAAGTCGAAGCTCGAGAAACGAGCGAACATGTGAAAACAAGCGAAGGCTCGCGAAAACCTCCGCTTGGAAAACCACCAATTCCATCGGCAAACTCACTGGTCGCAAACAAATTCGGCGGGAATCCTGTGAAGTGCGTTTACTGCAAGGAATATCATTATTCCGCTTCCTGTGAAAGAGTTAAAGATCCATATAAACGTAAGGAGATACTAGTCAAAGAACGTCGATGTTTAAATTGTTTGAGACCTGGACATGTTGTCAGCGTTTGCAAAAATACGAAGGTTTGTCGCCATTGTGGAGAATTACATCATCAATCGATTTGCCCATCTCTATCAAGTTCTCGCAGCGATGAAAGGCCGATTACTAGCCCACCTGAACAGGAAGTCAGCAATACAACGACAACCAACACAATTCGAAACAAGGGAACTGTTCTTTTACAAACAGCGAAAGCTATAGCCTTCAACGAAGACAACTCGAAATCAACATATGTGCGTATTTTATTTGATAATGGAAGCCAGCGTTCCTACGTGACAAGTAGTTTGAAGTCAAGATTGAATTTAAAGCCTATCAAAACCGAAACGCTGCACTTGAACACGTTTGGTGGCAGTACATTTCGAAAGCAAAGCTGTGAAGTTGTTAAACTCCGACTGAGGAAGAACGAAGGCGAGGAAGTCGAGGTAACCGCATTGAATTATCCAATTATCTGCTCTCCATTACCGTCGAAGGTTGAAGTGAACTATCCTCATTTGGAGGATCTACAATTGGCCGACAGTTTAAACGATAAGTGTGGAGCCATTGATGTTCTCATTGGCTCTGACTATTATTGGGAGATAGTCAGTGGCGAAACCGTACGCGGAGATTGTGGTCCAACGGCAGTTTCAAGTAAATTTGGATGGCTTTTGTCTGGCCCGTTGCGTGACTCCGTGACATCAGATACTGTCACGTCTAACTTGATTATTTCAGGAGATTGCCCTTTCGCTTCGCGCGAAAACGATGAACTGATAAGGAACCTTGAGAGATTCTGGGAAACTGAGTCTATTGGAATTCgagaaacgaaagaagacaTTTCCCCCCCAAAGGAAGAATTTGTCAGTGTTAAGCACAATGGAGAGAGATACGAAATTGAACTTCCCTGGAAGAACGATTGCTTACCTATTCCTGACAACTACAATCTCTGCTACAACCGGTTGAAATCGATGCACTACAAGTTGAATAAAACGCCAGAAGTTCTGAAAGAATATGATGACATAATCCAGGAACAACTCAGATCAAGAATTATTGAGAAGCTGCCTAACCCAGAAGTAGAGACGCGGAACAAGGAAGGTGTGCATTATTTGCCGCATCATGCTGTTATTAGGCAAAACCGAGAAACCACGAAACTCCGAATTGTTTATGATGGTTCCGCAAAATCGGCGGGACAAGAACGTTCCCTCAACGATTGGCTACCAGTTGGTCCGAATTACATCCCGCAACTGGTTGATGTCCTGGCTAGATTTCGTTGGAATCGAATTGCGATTTCTGCAGACATTGAGAAAGCATTTTTGATGATCAGTGTTCACGAAAGCCACCGTGATATGCTTCGCTTTTTGTGGCTGAAAGATCCGTTTCTCCTCAATTCAGAAGTTCTTCATCTGCGATTTTGTCGACTGGTATTTAGGTTGAGGCCCTCGCCATCCATCCTAGGTGCTACCCTCACGCATCATTTAGATTCCTACAAGGAACACTATCCCGAGATAGTCAAGGTGATAAAGAATTCTCTGTATGTTGATGACTTACTGGCTGGTGTTAGTGATGTACAAGAAGGATTTGAAGTCTATCAACAATCAAAGGAACTGATGGCGAAGGGAAGCTTTAACTTGCGCAAATGGAATTCAAACTCGTCCGTTTTGCTTCAGCGTATCAACAACGAGGAAGGAGCTGTggtacaatcaaataaagaagAAGCAAATCAGCCAattgaagaagaagacgaatCCTTTACCAAGTCTACTATTGGTCCAAATCAAGTGTCGGATAAACTGGTGAAGACCCTTGGAGTCTGCTGGGACACCGAATCAGACGAAATGTCATTTGACTTTAAGGAACTGATCGAGTACGCTAACACATTGAAAGTTACAAAGAGATCTCTTCTTAAGTTATCCGCCAAAGTCTTTGACCCTCTTGGACTTTTAAGCCCGTTTACCATTACGATGAAATGCGAATTCCAGTCCCTTTGTTTAGAGAAATTAGATTGGGATGTCGAGCTACAAGGGAGTCATCAAAGACTGTGGAAGAACTTTGTATCTAGCCTGATGAAATTAAACAATGTGCGTGTACCCCGATGTTACTTCAATTCAAGTCTTTCACCAACTAACATTCAAGTACATGCCTTTAGTGATGCATCGAAGAGAGCCTATGCTGCTGCCGTCTATTTGCGCTCCGAGTATGAAAATGGACATGTCGAGGTCCAATTACTTTGTTCTAAAACAAGAGTGGCACCCATCAAACAGCAAACCATACCAAGACTAGAACTGCTTGGCGCAACAATCTCAGCAAGACTTGTCTGTAACTTGTTGAAGTCACTCCCATGCGAAATCGAACCTACCTTCTGGGTGGATTCTACAACCGTTATTTTCTGGATAAAACAGGAGAAGCCGTGGAAGCAATATGTTCAAAATCGCGTTCAAGAAATTCGCCAGATTGTGCCCGAAGCTACGTGGAATTACTGTCCAGGTGCCAAAAATCCAGCCGACTTACCTTCTCGTGGCCTATCTGGAGAGGAACTTGTGAACAACTCAGTTTGGTGGAACGGGCCAGAGTTTCTGAGAAATCCGGACAGCGAATGGCCAAAATCAACTCAAGTAAAGGCAGATAATGAAGAGGCCATGACTGAACTAGTTAGAGGCCCTTTGAATATAACTCATGCTCTGGTAAATACTCAAGAACGTTCAACCCTGGTGAACTTCCCCGCAATTATTGACCCAAAGAATTATAGCTCGTTGACGAGGTTGCTTCGTATTTCAGCCTATGTCTTACGATTTATTAACAAGTTGAAGTCAAATCTGTCACGCTCAGCCAGCAAACCTGTGAAGGAGTTAAGTGCCTCTGAGATTAACGAAGCCGAGACATACTGGATAAAGTCAGTCCAAGCAAGTAATTTTGGAGCCGAGCTCAATTTCCTGACGAAGAATTCTCAATTGTCGCCATTACCAAGAATCAAGCAATTTGGACTGTACAAAGATGACAAGGGTGTTCTGAGATGCAAAGGTAGACTAAACAATGCAGACATCCCTACCACAAGCAAGAATCCTATCCTGTTGCCATCCAAGAATGACTTTGTAAGCTTACTGATAAAGGATGTTCATGTGAAAGTCAAACATAATGGAGTCAGAGACACACTGACAACCCTGCGAGAGAATTTCTGGGTGTTGCGTGGTCGAGAAGCAACAAAGAGAATCGTAAAAGAGTGTGTCATTTGTCGAAAATTCGAAGGTGTGCCATTTAAACCTCAGTCCAGCCCGGACTTGCCTGATATGCGCGTGGCAGATGCGCCACCATTTACATATACAGGTGTGGACTTTGCTGGACCCCTGTACGTCACAAGTCTAAGAGATCCTCAATCAAATGAAAGCGTTTCTGAGAAGGTTTACATCTGCTTGTTCACGTGTGCATCAACTCGCGCAGTCCACTTAGAACTTACACGTGATCTTGGCGTAAATTCATTCTTACAAGCATTCCGTCGATTTTCAAGCAGACGTGGATTGCCCTCAACACTGATATCTGACAATGCAAAAACGTTTAAAGCTAGTTctaaggaaatcgagaaactcGTCAAATCTCCAGAAGTTCAGCGCTATCTCTCCAACAGCCGAGTGACATGGAAATTCATCATAGAGAAGGCCCCGTGGTGGGGAGGATTTTGGGAAAGACTTATACAAAGCGTGAAAAGAAGCATCAAGAAAACAGTGGGGAGAACATCTCTAGGCTACGATGAACTGAACACCCTAGTGGTGGAAGTAGAAAGTCTCATCAATTCACGACCTCTAACATACATCTACGATGATGAGGAGTCTATCTCACACCCTCTGACTCCCTCCCATTTGATCAGTGGTCACAGAATCAGTGCGATGCCAAATGACGAGTACTTTGAAATCATGAGCACCCACAATACTCTTACGAGAAGACAACGACATCACAAGCAGCTGCTGCAACAGTTCTCGAAGCAGAGGAAACGAGAGTATTTGTTAAGTTTACGAGAGAACTCCACAGCAAGGTCTGTCGGTGGTAACTGTACTGCTATAACTGTCGGTGACATTGTCATTCTCAAGAATGATTCTACCTCCAGAGCATTCTGGAAACTGGGTAAAGTGAAACAGTTAATACCGGGCAAGGATGGAAAGGTCAGAGCCGCTATTGTTAAGGTATCAAGCGGTAACGGAAAGAATCAGCTTCTAAAGAGAGTGATTCAGCACTTAATCCCAATTGAAGTACGATCGGAATCAAATATTCCAATGCCACGCCCCCAAAGCACACCGTTACAAGAACCGCAACCTGCAGGTCACATCAATTCAGTCGGTCAGAGACCACGCCGAAATGCAGCGATTCAAGGAGAACTGTTAAGGAGAGAACTTTTGAACATTTAA